The genome window GCCGCCGGGAAGCGTGATTATTTCAGCGTTTTGAGATAGGCCGTGATCTGCAGCAAGCCCGCCTCGTTGATCTGCCCCTGGAACGTCGGCATGAGGGGATTGTAGCCGGCGGCGAGCTTGGCGCCGGGATTCAAGATCGATTCGCGGATGTAGGCTTCATCCGCCACCACGGTGCGGCCATCCGCCAGCTTCACGGAGGAGCCAAACAAGCCCACGAGCGAAGGCCCGCGCGCGCCAGGGACATTGGCGTGGCAAGTGCCGCAGCCGAGCTGGTTGAACTTCTTCTCACCCGCCGAGGCTAAAGTCTCACCACCTTCACTTCCACTCAGCCATTTTTCGAATTCCGCCGGTTCCATTACCACCACGCTGCCGATCATCTCCGAATGCTTGGTACCGCAGTATTCCGCACAGAAGAGATGATAGACGCCGGTTTTGGTGGCTTCGAACCACAAGTGGGTATAGCGGCCCGGCACCACGTCCTTCTTGATGCGAAACGCCGGAATGTAGAAGCTGTGAATGACGTCTTCGGTGGCCATGGTCAGCTTCACCGCCTGGCCGACGGGCACATGCAATTGGTTGATCTCGCGCTGGCCGCTGGGGTGTTGCACGTACCACATCCACTGCTTGCCGACGACGTAGATCTCCATGGCATCCTTGGGCGGAGCGGAATAAGCCTTGAAGTACAAACTCGCGCCCCACCAGAAGACGATCACGGCAAGAAAGAACGGAATGATCGTCCAGGCCAGCTCGAGCTTGAGCAAGCCGGGAATTTGCATCGGCGCTTCGTCTTCCGAGCGGCGGCGATAGCGCACCGCGAACACATAGATCAAGAAAAAGATCAACAGCGAGAAAAACAGCGAGAGGCCGACAAGAAAGTAGTACAGTAAGTCCACTTCCACTGCCAGCCGGGTTGCTTGTTCCGGGAGGAGTTGAAAGCCTTTGTCCATGATTCCGTACGATTTCTACTCATCAGAATAATTAGCCGCCGGGGGCGGACGTTGCCGTTCTGGGCAGCGCTCAGCCGGCTTTGACGCTCGCCAGCTTGTTGCGCCGGTCGCGCCACAGCATCACCAGCACGAAACCTGCCAGCAGCACCACCGTGGTCACGCCCGCCAGGCGCAGAACATTCATGATCATCAAGCCATATTTGCCGGTGCGAGGATCATAGTGAAAGCAATACAGCAAAAGCTGATCGACCGCCGAGCCGATCTTGTTTTCCGAGGCTTCGATCAAGCTCAGGCGCAGGTCGCGGCTGGGATAGTCGACGCCGTAGAAATAGCGCGCCAGCTTGCCCTCGGGCGTCACAATCATCAGGCCGCCGGCATGCGCGTATTGCTGCGAAACCGGATCGAATTCATAGCGGAAACCCACCGCCTCGGTGAGCTGTTTGATCGCCAGGGAATCGCCGGTGAGAAAATGCCAGCCGCTCTCGGCGCCCGGCCGGTTGTAATCCTTTAAATAGTTTTTCTTCTTCTCGGCGGCCAGTGCCGGCGTTTCACGCGGGTCGAAGCTCACCGCAATGACGTTGAACTCCTTGCCGGCATCGAAGGGCAACACCTTGAGACTGCGATTCAATTCGTTCAGCACCAGATTGCACAACATCGGGCAGTTGTAATAGATGAGGGCGAGAATCGCCGGCTTTTTGCCGAAGTATTGCTGCAGCGGCACGGCAGCGCCGGTTTCGTCGAGAAACTGCAGCTCCAGCGGCACCTGGCCGCCGAGCTTTTGATCGATGCCGATTCTCTTGAGAATATCCGGCTGACTGCTTGCATTCAAACCCTGCCCGCGCACGCCCGCTGCCGTGCCGGCAAGCAAGCCCAGCGCGACAAACAGCAACAGCGCCGGCCGCACAACAGCCTGGATAACCAGATTCTTCATGGCCTTTCCTCCTGCACCGCGCTCGTACTGGTCTGCCCGGCAAGCTCAGCCGCCGCTGCTGGCCGCGCCGGCAGGCCGCGCTTGAGCAACAACGTCATGGCACTGTCGATCGGAATGCGCACGATGCCGGCTTCCCGCGCAGTCCAGCCATAACTGTGCAGCACGGAATCCTCGGCGGCCAAGAAGGCTTGCAGGTCGCGCTCCGGCGTAATTTGCAGCCGCGGCGCCGGCGGAATCTGCAGCGTGTCCGCCAGCACATGCGGCGGAATGGCCGTCTTCTCGTGCTGGCGCTCGAAGAACTTGAGGG of bacterium contains these proteins:
- the coxB gene encoding cytochrome c oxidase subunit II yields the protein MDKGFQLLPEQATRLAVEVDLLYYFLVGLSLFFSLLIFFLIYVFAVRYRRRSEDEAPMQIPGLLKLELAWTIIPFFLAVIVFWWGASLYFKAYSAPPKDAMEIYVVGKQWMWYVQHPSGQREINQLHVPVGQAVKLTMATEDVIHSFYIPAFRIKKDVVPGRYTHLWFEATKTGVYHLFCAEYCGTKHSEMIGSVVVMEPAEFEKWLSGSEGGETLASAGEKKFNQLGCGTCHANVPGARGPSLVGLFGSSVKLADGRTVVADEAYIRESILNPGAKLAAGYNPLMPTFQGQINEAGLLQITAYLKTLK
- a CDS encoding SCO family protein yields the protein MKNLVIQAVVRPALLLFVALGLLAGTAAGVRGQGLNASSQPDILKRIGIDQKLGGQVPLELQFLDETGAAVPLQQYFGKKPAILALIYYNCPMLCNLVLNELNRSLKVLPFDAGKEFNVIAVSFDPRETPALAAEKKKNYLKDYNRPGAESGWHFLTGDSLAIKQLTEAVGFRYEFDPVSQQYAHAGGLMIVTPEGKLARYFYGVDYPSRDLRLSLIEASENKIGSAVDQLLLYCFHYDPRTGKYGLMIMNVLRLAGVTTVVLLAGFVLVMLWRDRRNKLASVKAG